CCAGAAGAGCATCGACGAGCTTGGGGGGCGAATCGGCTACGAGACGACGGAGGGCGAGGGGACGACGTTCTGGATCCGGCTTCCCCTCGTCGCGGAGCGGGACTGAGGGGCCCGCCTGGCTATCCGGTCGTGGAGGCCGAGCGGGCCGCGGCGCGAATCTGCTCGATGCGCCTTGAGAGGGGCGGATGCGAGTACTCCAGCGCCACTTTGAGGGGGTGGGGCGTGAGGTTGGAGAGATTCGTCTCCGCGAGGCGCTTCAGCCCGCCCACGAGCGGCCCGTCCCGGTCGGTGGTCTCGACCGCAAAGCGATCGGCCTGAAACTCGTGGCGGCGTGCCCAGGCATTGAGCGGGACCGTGAGCAGCAGGTCCACCGGCGAGTAGAGCAGGCCGAAGAACAGCAGCCCCGTGTAGACGGACGGCTGGTCGACGTAGAAGGCGTGGAAGAGGCCCTCCACCTGCAGGAAGACAGAGAGCATCAAAAAGAGGACGCCGGTCTGCACCACGCTGGTGGCGATGCGCTGAGGAATGTGGTTGAGCTTGTAGTGCCCCATTTCGTGGGCCACCACCGACAGCAGCTCGTCCACGGACAGCTGCTCCACGAGGGTGTCGAAGAGCACGATGCGCCGGTTCGCTCCGAAACCAGTGAAAAAGGCATTCGCCTTGTTCGACCGGCGCGACCCGTCCATCACGTAGACCTCGTCGACCGGAAAATCGACCCGGTCGGCGTACGACAAGATGGCGCCGCGGAGCTCGCCCTCCTCCAGCGGCTCGAAGTCGTTGAAGAGGGGCATCAGGTAGCGCGGGGCGAAGAACTGGAGCAGCAGCATCACTGCCGTCACCACGACCCAGGCGTACACCCAGCCGTACGGGCCGGTGGACTGAAAGAACCAGAGCACCGCGGCCAAGAGGGGCCCCCCGAGGGCCACGCCGAGCGCGACGCTCTTCAGCAGGTCGAGCACGAAGGTCTGGGGCGTCGTCTCGTTGAAGCCGAATCGCTCCTCGATCCCAAATGTGGAGTAGAGCGAGAACGGCAGGGACAGCGCCCCGCGGCCGAGCACCAGGAGGCCCACGTAGCACAGCCCCGTGACGACGGGCCCGAACCCCCAGCCGCGCACGACCGTGTCGAGCCCTTCGAACCCGCCCACGAACCAGAAGACGAGCAGCACCGCAAGGCCGAACGTGGACGAGAAGAGCCCGAGGCGAGTCTGGGCCCGGGTGTATTCCTGGGCGCGCTCGTACTCCGCCTCGTCGAACGTGTCCCGAAACTCCGCCGGCAACTCGGGCTGGAGGTGGCGGAGGTTTAAGAGGTCCGAACCGAGGTTGAGTACGTACTCGGCCAGAAGGGCGCCGAGGATCAAGGCGGCGTAGGTGTTCACAGGTGCAAAACGTCGGGTTGGATTGTAGGATTGGTCGGAGACCGGTTCGCGTTGGCCCCGCATGTCGAACGCGTCCGTAACCGCCCCGCCTCGCGGCGTGGTGGGGCGGCCGATGGGCCGGCGCAAGTCTTCGTTCTCGGTGTGAAAGTGGCGGTCTACGATGCGCGGGCCCGTGCCGGCAAGCACCCTGGCCCGAAGCGCAAGCGACTCGGCCTGAAGCCTGGTCACTCGGAAGTCAAACTACTCAGAGGCCAAAACCGCTACGGGAGCTGCTGGCATGTGCTGTTGACGTATCGTATCGACGGCGTCGATGGAAGTGCCCGTCAACACGTCCGTCCAGCAGCGTTTGGCAAGCGTTTCAGGGAGGGGGAAGGACGCTGGCGCGTCGCGGTTGTGGGCAAGCGGGTAGCGGGCCACGACAGTCAAGAGGGCCGCGTCCGGGTCATCCTCGGGGCCCGTGAAGCGGCCAAATGCGAACCCGTTGCTGGCGCCGTCGCCCTCCGGCGTGAGTTCGACGTACCCCTCGGCGGCCGCGAGGGCCGAATGCGAGCGGCGCCACCGCAGCAGCCGCGCCGTGAGGTAAAGGTAGGCGCGCGGGTCCGGGTCCGCGAACAGGTCCTGCACGGCCGCCACGCTGGGGTCGCTGAGCAGCGGGCCGAGGGCGTTGAGGGCCGACCGGCGGGCCTCCCAGTCGACCGGACGGCGGTTGTCGGGGTCCACGAGCGAGAGGTCGGCACCTTCAGTGCCCCGGTACACGTCCGGCACGCCGGGGGCGGTGCACTTCATCGCGAGCTGGCTCAGCCGGTTGGCGAAGCCCGCCTCCGCGAGCCGAACGGCAAAGTCGTTGAGCACCGTCGGCGTCTCCGGGTCCGTCGTCACGCCGCGGACGAAGGCCTTCAGATCCGCCTCGTAGTCGGTGTCCGGGTTGATCCAACTCGTCTGCTGCTTTGCCTCCCGGGCGGCCTTTTCCATGTAAGCCGCGATCCGATCGGCCAGGTCGTCACGGGCCCCCGCGGCGGGGGGCGTGCCGCGTGCGTCCGTCCAGAGCGCCGCCAGGGTCTGGAAGAACAGGTAGGCGTCCTTGTCTGACGGCCCGTGTGGGCCGCGGTGGTCGTCTCCGAGCTCCGTGAGCGATGCCACCACTTCGGCCCAGCGCTCCGGCCTCTCGGCGATCCCCAGGAGCCGCATGCGCGTGTCGGCGCCCCGCTTGTGGTCGTGGGTGGCGGTGGTGAGGAGCGTCTCCGGGTACTCCCGCGCCCGGAACCGATTGCGAGCGTGGACGGCGTGGTCGTGCGTTCCGAACGCACCGGGCTCGCTCCCGACCTCGTTGAGGGCCGTGAGGGGGACGTAGCGGTACAGGGCGGTGTCCTCAATGCCTTTCGCCGCCACCGGGCCCGTGTACTGCTGGAGGCGGCCCACCCAGTCGCGCTGCCCGCCGTGCAGGTCCGCCCGCAACTCGCCGAGAATGGCGTGCTCCACAAACGCGTAGACGATCGGCTCGGCGGCGGGGTTGCGCTGGAGGGCCCGGTGGAGGGCCTCTTCGATCACCTCACGCGCCGTGTCGGGGGTGTGGGGAAGAAAAGTGCGGTAGCGGTCGAGGGCCGCGATCCCCTCCCGGAGCGCCTCGCGAAGCGCGGCGCGCGGCACGTCCCGCGTGTGGTAGTCCGCCTCCGAGAGGCGATCGAGCTCCTGCGACAGCCGCGTGAGCTCGCTGGAGAGCATCTGCTCGATGACAAGCAGCTTGCTGTGGTAGACGGCAGTCTCGTAGTCCTGAGCGTCGGGGACGGCGCGTCGGTAGGTGCGGCGGAGCGCTTCTTCGTTTTTCGGGTACAGCAGCGCCCCCATCGCGTCGTTCAGGAAGTCGTAGCCCGTCGTGCCCTCTACGGGCCACTCCTCCGGCAGCGTCTCGTGGGGCGCCAGGATCTTTTCCACCCAGATCCGATCGGCGCCCAGGTCCTTGAGGCGGCCGAGGTACTCGTGGGGGTCGAAGAGGCCGTCGATGTGGTCGATGCGCACGCCGTCCACAGCCTCCTCTGCCAGCAGGTCGCCGAGGAGGCGATGGGTCTCCCAGAACACGTCCTCGTCTTCCATTCGGAGGCCCACGAGGTCGTTGATGGTGAAGAAGCGGCGGTAGTTGATCTCGCGCCCGGCGGTTTTCCAGTACGCAAGGCGCCAGTGCTGGGCCTCCAGCAGCTCGTGCAGCGTGTCCCGGTCGAGGAGATCGTTCAGCGCCTCCGGGTCAAACGTGACGTCCACGGCGTCGAGGCGGCGGCAGAGGGCCGCGGCCCGGTCCCGCGCGTCGGGGGCGAGCTCCGCCAGGGCGTCGCGCACGTCTTGGAGGTCGAAGTACGCCTCGGTACGCTCGAACTGGGGCAGAAGCGCGTTGAGCACCGTCGGGTAGGTGCGTGGGCTGAGGGCGAAGCGGTGCTCGTAGTAGGTGGCGTAGAAGGTTCCGTCCTCGTACGACAGCCCAATGCCGCCGTCGTCGAGCACTGTGCCGTAGGTGTCTCCGAGGAAGGGGAGGAGAACTTTGCCCTGGAGTTCCGGCTTGAGCGGCGCCCAGTCGATGTCGAAGTGGTGGGCGTAGGCCGAGTGGCGCCCGTAGGCGAGCACATCCTGCCACTCCTCGTTGTCCGGGCCCACCCCGGCGTGGTTGGGCACGAAGTCGAGCACGAGGCCAAGGCCCGCCTCGGCGGCCGTCTCGCGTAGCGACTCGAACCCTTCGCGTCCCCCGAAGGCCGCCCGCACCTGGGTGTGGTCGACCACGTCGTAGCCGTGCGTGCTGCCGGGCCGTGCCTCGGTGATGGGAGAGAGGTAGAGATGGCTCACGCCGAGCGCCTTCAGGTACGGTACGAGGGCCTCCACCTCGGCGAACCCGAAGTCGGGCGTGAGCTGGAGTCGGTAGGTAGCGGTCATGAGATGGGTCGGAGCTGAGAGAGGCGCTGCTATCCTGCCCCGAACACGACGGCCCCTGCTCGAGAAAAGGACACCGCGTCGTCCGTGAACGCCGGCGGCCGCGGGGCAAGGGTGTACCCGCCCTGCTCGGTGTGAAGTACCGTTGTAAGCCCCGACGGCGTCTCCACTTGGGCCGACCCTCCCAGATTCACGACGACGTGAAACGGGGGGCGCTCCAGCCGCAGCGTCGTG
This portion of the Salinibacter grassmerensis genome encodes:
- a CDS encoding M48 family metallopeptidase, producing MNTYAALILGALLAEYVLNLGSDLLNLRHLQPELPAEFRDTFDEAEYERAQEYTRAQTRLGLFSSTFGLAVLLVFWFVGGFEGLDTVVRGWGFGPVVTGLCYVGLLVLGRGALSLPFSLYSTFGIEERFGFNETTPQTFVLDLLKSVALGVALGGPLLAAVLWFFQSTGPYGWVYAWVVVTAVMLLLQFFAPRYLMPLFNDFEPLEEGELRGAILSYADRVDFPVDEVYVMDGSRRSNKANAFFTGFGANRRIVLFDTLVEQLSVDELLSVVAHEMGHYKLNHIPQRIATSVVQTGVLFLMLSVFLQVEGLFHAFYVDQPSVYTGLLFFGLLYSPVDLLLTVPLNAWARRHEFQADRFAVETTDRDGPLVGGLKRLAETNLSNLTPHPLKVALEYSHPPLSRRIEQIRAAARSASTTG
- the treY gene encoding malto-oligosyltrehalose synthase; this encodes MTATYRLQLTPDFGFAEVEALVPYLKALGVSHLYLSPITEARPGSTHGYDVVDHTQVRAAFGGREGFESLRETAAEAGLGLVLDFVPNHAGVGPDNEEWQDVLAYGRHSAYAHHFDIDWAPLKPELQGKVLLPFLGDTYGTVLDDGGIGLSYEDGTFYATYYEHRFALSPRTYPTVLNALLPQFERTEAYFDLQDVRDALAELAPDARDRAAALCRRLDAVDVTFDPEALNDLLDRDTLHELLEAQHWRLAYWKTAGREINYRRFFTINDLVGLRMEDEDVFWETHRLLGDLLAEEAVDGVRIDHIDGLFDPHEYLGRLKDLGADRIWVEKILAPHETLPEEWPVEGTTGYDFLNDAMGALLYPKNEEALRRTYRRAVPDAQDYETAVYHSKLLVIEQMLSSELTRLSQELDRLSEADYHTRDVPRAALREALREGIAALDRYRTFLPHTPDTAREVIEEALHRALQRNPAAEPIVYAFVEHAILGELRADLHGGQRDWVGRLQQYTGPVAAKGIEDTALYRYVPLTALNEVGSEPGAFGTHDHAVHARNRFRAREYPETLLTTATHDHKRGADTRMRLLGIAERPERWAEVVASLTELGDDHRGPHGPSDKDAYLFFQTLAALWTDARGTPPAAGARDDLADRIAAYMEKAAREAKQQTSWINPDTDYEADLKAFVRGVTTDPETPTVLNDFAVRLAEAGFANRLSQLAMKCTAPGVPDVYRGTEGADLSLVDPDNRRPVDWEARRSALNALGPLLSDPSVAAVQDLFADPDPRAYLYLTARLLRWRRSHSALAAAEGYVELTPEGDGASNGFAFGRFTGPEDDPDAALLTVVARYPLAHNRDAPASFPLPETLAKRCWTDVLTGTSIDAVDTIRQQHMPAAPVAVLASE